The Oryza brachyantha chromosome 7, ObraRS2, whole genome shotgun sequence genomic interval TCCAGCATTTAACCATccattatatttgaaaaaaattaaaaagttagtcacatgtaaaaatactattaatattttatcatctaataccaataaaaatattaattatattttttaaataatacgaagAGTCAATCATtcgtatctaaaaattaaaaatggatTTTCTTTGGAACGGAAGGAAGTATATAGTTTAGTAGTAAAACAAAGTGCAATGCCTTTTAATTCCATGATATGGGGCTAATGTAATTGTCTAATTGGAGTGTGCGTTTCTGCGTTTAATTTTGTTCCATCATGTGTGTGATAGCTAGGTTCATTGTGACCCCAATTATTGATCATGATACGAACTTGTTGTTGATTAGTGCTCTCGTACGTGCGGTTGGATTAGATGATGGGTGTTAGGTAATCTTTTTTGTGAAAGATCTGATGGGTTTTTAGGTATTGGACTTGATGTTTTTGGATGGATGATAAGATTGGATACCCCATTAATTAATCACTTTATGAGGCTCTAAttagctttttatttttctcacatCTTGTCTTCTTTCTAAAGATAAcgcaacatatttttattcacgAGCACTATAATTTAAAACCTGATGGGTGAAATCATATAACCACAATTAATTCTACGACTCAGTTTCATAAGACGATCTATGGACAGTTAATGTAGCCACGATGACTCATAATTTTTGTTCACCTTTTTCAGAAAGACTAACACACCTTGTTTGGAATAATGCAGGAAATTATCTATCTATGTTCCTGCTGACATCGAACTGtttctgtaattttttatatagagaaaatctGTAGGATTCAACATGCATTCCAATTCTAACCAATATAATGGGCTGCGAGAGGCGAGGCTCATGTTGATAAGCCCAGCCCATTTTGAATACAGATACAGTTAATACCGGAGGTGACATTATTCATCAACAGGTCAGCTCCTATCCTAAGTACAATCTGCCTTTTGGCTGATTCACCTGTCGTgcgtaaaaaaacataaattgtttcttttgattcatctaAGAACCTAAATCATTTTGTTTGGATGAGATTTCAGTGATTCTCCAGAGAATCGAAGAACGGGAATCTCTACCAAAAAGgccatagaaaaaaaactattcacTTGAAGTTGGTGTAGTGATGAGTAGTGTAGGGGCCAAGATCATTTCATTCGATTATCCAAAAAGGTTCTccgtatttaaaaaatatacataaaagctCTACCCCCTCTGTCCAAAAATATGAAGTGTATTTACAAGATTTTGACCGacaattaatttattaggatataattttatgacacaaaatttatattattagattCGTAATCAAAAGTACGCACTTGTGATTATGCTTTTgtatcacatatataaatgccATATTTTAGTAAAGCAATTGTTAGTCAAAAAAACTAATCGTCTTATTAACAAACTgatgtaattatcatttattttcttgtgattGGATTATTACTAAAtgcattttaattataacatatattttgagtatttataaaaaaaattaaataagatgaaggatCAAACATATAACTAAAGGTCAATTGCGTTGTCTATTAAAATGAGTGTTGCTATTGTATAGTATTATGTTTTAAATGAGATGATTCTTATAAGGTATCAACATATCATTTGGTATCAAATCTATACCGCGCCGGTATCAAATGTATTGATTGATTCGAAAACGATATCGACTGATGCGCAGTTGgtaataattgatattagggTCGTATTAGCTGATGTCTTATCGGTAACTACTCAAGATACCGACGATACACATCAGCACTAGAATAGTAATTAATCTGACTAGTATAGCACAACATCACATTCGGAAAGAATAATGCTATATAGGTACTAGGGATGATACCTCAGTAGTACCAGATGATATTCAATTGGTATTGGCCTATACATACGAGGTTGTGTTAGGCCAGGGTAGTCTTCTTTTACTTCAATCCAGCTCAGTTCGTTGAGATGATCAGGTCAGGTGCAAAGCTTCTGAGATCTCTTCCTGGCAGCCCTATGACCTGAACTCTGTATGGACCAGACCTCACATGTGAAGATGTAGTTGTAGTGAGGCGGAAGGTGAGATCTCCATGCGACAACCTTGAACTTTTTGCCTTGACGCACGACACTCCCAAAGAGAAACTCTTGCATATTCAGCTCGGAAACTTCAGCATCACGAGCAGGAGAACATGTCTGATACTCGTAAGAAATCACGAGATATTCAGAGGGATTTTTGTTCACTCTCCTAACATACGCTGGTTCAGTCGCCTGCCAAGGATAATCACGGTGCACGCCGTACACTAGGAAATTCGTGTGCTTGTACTCTCTGATGCTCGACAGAGCCATGCTCCAGAACTCAGCGTTGAAATTAGCTTTCATCAGTGCAGTCCAGACGCTTGCACTCATGAAGCACCCGTTCAGCTCCATGGCCACATCCATGGCGATCGATGCCAGCTCTGGGTGCTCCTCTGCATCTACGCTTCCAAATGTGCGAACCTTGAAAAGGTACCAGTAAGCTTCTTGGGTAAAGTATTTTACTCTAAGAGTTTGGTTTGATCCAAACCTGGCAATCTTGTCAGACCGGCTTGCGACTATGATTTTGCTACCATTGGCAACAAAGCTCTTGGAAGCTGAGTACAATCTACTCCAGGCACTCTCATCGATGTCTCTGGTTAGTTCGATAACGATCAGAACCCTTTCTGCTCCACCAGTTTCATGGTTTTGATGCTTGATTACACCACAATCTCTGAGAGTCACCATGCTTGCATCTTGTAGATCATCCTCACTGAAAGATACAATCTGACGAAAGCGGTTTCGCACCCTTTCGTGGCGACAGGCATGCTCAATCAAGGTGCTCTTACCAACCTTACATGGGCCAACGATCGGCAGGACAGCAGGACTTTCAGCACCAGGAGTGTCATCCTTGAGCAGGAAGCTCATGATGTGCTCCATCTCCGTCTGACGATTGAACAAAGCGATGTCTAGAAGCAGGTGCATGCTGTATGGCTGATGGCACAAACGTGGGCAACTGCTCAGGAGCATGACAAGTTCTCTCGAGTCTTCAATGGTGACCCCAAGGCAGCCAAGAacttgcagcagcagctgctcttCTGAACTCTGGCCACTGACCCTGCAGAACCGGATGCGCTTGGCAGGATTGAAGCTGCTGGATGCTGCAAAGCTGTCATCACTAACCTTGTGATCTTTGGTGCTGCCTTCTTCATGGCCATGGCGCCTGAATCTGTCGAGGGTGTAGTAGCCTCTGTACATCTCCTTCCTTAGGATGCTCAGCTGCTGCAGCATGGCATGCTTTGTGATGAGCCGTTCATCTGCCTCCTCCACGATGATACGGGCCCGGAGCAGCAGACGCTGCAGCCTCTTCTCAGCGGCCGGCTGGTGCCTCTTCTCAGAACACTTGTTGATCAGGAAAGATATGGATCTACTGGCAAGATCGCTCACAATCGCACAGAAAATGTTTTCCATGTGTAGCTAATCTGAAATTTCATGGATAGCCAAATACTGGGACTTGAGAGAAGGTGCAGTCTGAAATTTTTCGGAGGACGGGATTGAGATGAGTAGAAATTAAGGAGAATGCAATGTGCC includes:
- the LOC102718097 gene encoding putative disease resistance protein RGA3 translates to MENIFCAIVSDLASRSISFLINKCSEKRHQPAAEKRLQRLLLRARIIVEEADERLITKHAMLQQLSILRKEMYRGYYTLDRFRRHGHEEGSTKDHKVSDDSFAASSSFNPAKRIRFCRVSGQSSEEQLLLQVLGCLGVTIEDSRELVMLLSSCPRLCHQPYSMHLLLDIALFNRQTEMEHIMSFLLKDDTPGAESPAVLPIVGPCKVGKSTLIEHACRHERVRNRFRQIVSFSEDDLQDASMVTLRDCGVIKHQNHETGGAERVLIVIELTRDIDESAWSRLYSASKSFVANGSKIIVASRSDKIARFGSNQTLRVKYFTQEAYWYLFKVRTFGSVDAEEHPELASIAMDVAMELNGCFMSASVWTALMKANFNAEFWSMALSSIREYKHTNFLVYGVHRDYPWQATEPAYVRRVNKNPSEYLVISYEYQTCSPARDAEVSELNMQEFLFGSVVRQGKKFKVVAWRSHLPPHYNYIFTCEVWSIQSSGHRAARKRSQKLCT